In Acidimicrobiales bacterium, the genomic stretch CGGCCATCCTCGGGTTGAGCGACTCGAGCATTTCGCCGGCCACCCGAGCCGCGTCGACTCTGGGGCCGCTTCGAAAGTTGGCGGGAGTGGGCGGCGGGACGCTGTCGCCCGCCTCCCAACGCAGCAACGCCCGGTTCCTCACGTCCTGGTCGAACAAGTTGCTGAGCAGGGTCGTCCCGGCTCGAAACATCCCGATTACGAAGACGGGTGCCTCGATGGATTCGTCGGCGACGTCGGCGTGGGACGCGGCCCAGTCGACGACCTTCAACCGGTTGGCGAGGCTTCCCACGACGTTGGCTCGCACGGCGACTGCCCCGACCTCGTTGAGTTGCGCTTCGGAGGTAACCGAGTCCCAGTACACCTCGAGGCCTTCCCGGAAGTCGTCTGGCCCGAAATCGTCGAGACCAGTCTCCTTGCAGGCCTCCTCCAGAAGGTCGTCCGGGCCGATCATGCCGGCAAAGACAGGTCGACTACCGTTCGGCCGCTGGTGAGTCGTTGCTCGTGGTCCTCGAGTGCTCCGGCCACCTCCCCGAGGCTGATGCGCCTTCCGATGTAAGGCCGGATAGCACCCTCGGTAACGAGCCGGCACAAAGCGGCGTGTACCTCACGGCCTCGCTCGGGAGGGTTGGGAACGACGCCGAACTGCCTCATCGGCAGGGAGTGCTCGTTGTACCCCATCAGCACGCCGACCACCGAGAAGTTCCCCATCGACACCCGGCGCAGCGGGCGGCCGGTGAAGCCGGACTCGGGATCATCGTTGAACCCGACCGGAAGGTAGCGGCCCTCGTAGGCAACGCATGTCCAGACCGTCTCGGTGGCGGAACCGCCGACGAAGTCACACACAACTTCCGCGCCCCGTTCACCGGTGAGGCTCATCACCCGCTCGAAGATGTCCTCGGACCTGTGGTCGATCGCAGCGTCGGCACCCAGCTTCTCGCACAGCGCCGCTTTCTGGGGACCCCCGGCGATGGCTATGACGCGGGCGCCGGCCGCCACGCCGAGCTGGATGGCGGCGGTCCCCAGAGCAGTGGCGCCTCCGACTACCAGCAAGGTCTCACCGGCCCGCAGCTTCCCACGAGTGTGCAGCGCCAGGTAGGTGGTGTGGAACGGGAGG encodes the following:
- a CDS encoding NADPH:quinone oxidoreductase family protein, with the translated sequence MRAVRVLRHGRPTEVIEVQDIPVPDVDPGGVRVAVSAAPINFGDIARCKGGVASVMAQPPFTLGMEVCGVVEAASEGNEHWLGRRVVAMCNMSFGGMADFALAGVTGVFDAPVELDDIEAAAFLLPFHTTYLALHTRGKLRAGETLLVVGGATALGTAAIQLGVAAGARVIAIAGGPQKAALCEKLGADAAIDHRSEDIFERVMSLTGERGAEVVCDFVGGSATETVWTCVAYEGRYLPVGFNDDPESGFTGRPLRRVSMGNFSVVGVLMGYNEHSLPMRQFGVVPNPPERGREVHAALCRLVTEGAIRPYIGRRISLGEVAGALEDHEQRLTSGRTVVDLSLPA